In one window of Ovis aries strain OAR_USU_Benz2616 breed Rambouillet chromosome 3, ARS-UI_Ramb_v3.0, whole genome shotgun sequence DNA:
- the REP15 gene encoding rab15 effector protein, whose product MGQKPSQQLAPKDKEVLSVCEVVSGAIIHAAQKLKAYLGFEDTLSNLCPDPNTLNEIFLIHFVTFCQEKGADKWLTTTKMTKHQAFLFGADWVWTFWGSDKQIQLQLAVQTLQMASLPPVESDPSNPDSKAEKPSSKKSRFDKLEEFCNMIGEDCLGLCIIFGVPGNPKDIRGVVLDSVKRERMKGHLPGGTAVAQFILETEDCISIRELLGNCLSKKDRLREVGKVYISIL is encoded by the coding sequence ATggggcagaaaccatcacaacagcTGGCTCCAAAGGACAAAGAGGTTCTCAGCGTCTGTGAGGTGGTCAGTGGAGCTATCATCCACGCAGCTCAGAAACTGAAGGCCTATCTTGGATTTGAAGACACACTGAGCAATCTGTGCCCAGATCCAAACACTCTCAATGAGATCTTCTTAATCCACTTTGTCACTTTCTGCCAAGAGAAAGGAGCTGACAAGTGGCTCACCACCACCAAGATGACCAAGCACCAAGCCTTCCTGTTCGGGGCAGATTGGGTTTGGACCTTCTGGGGATCTGATAAACAAATACAGCTTCAACTGGCCGTGCAGACACTGCAGATGGCTTCTCTTCCTCCTGTGGAATCTGACCCCTCCAACCCAGATTCCAAGGCGGAAAAGCCTTCCAGCAAGAAAAGTAGGTTTGACAAGCTGGAAGAATTCTGTAACATGATAGGAGAGGACTGTCTTGGCCTGTGTATCATCTTTGGTGTGCCAGGAAACCCTAAAGACATCCGAGGAGTTGTCCTGGACAGTgtcaagagagagagaatgaagggtCATCTGCCAGGAGGGACAGCTGTGGCACAATTCATCCTGGAAACAGAAGATTGTATCTCCATCAGGGAGCTGCTTGGAAACTGTCTGAGTAAGAAAGACAGGCTGAGAGAGGTGGGCAAGGTTTATATTAGCATCCTCTGA